In a genomic window of Aggregatimonas sangjinii:
- a CDS encoding succinate dehydrogenase/fumarate reductase iron-sulfur subunit, with the protein MKLTLKIWRQKNASSKGQMVEYPLNGIEEDMSFLEMLDVLNEELNNKGEEPIEFDHDCREGICGACSLMINGRAHGPGSRITACQLHMRSFNDGDSITIEPWRAKAFPVIKDLIVDRSAFDRIQQAGGYISVNTSGNPVDANAIPIEKENADMAFNAATCIGCGACVAACKNASAMLFTSAKISQFALLPQGQVEANERVQNMVRQMDLEGFGNCTNTGACEVECPKGISLENIARMNREYYSASVKG; encoded by the coding sequence ATGAAATTAACGTTAAAAATCTGGCGTCAGAAAAATGCTTCTTCAAAGGGCCAAATGGTCGAGTATCCTTTGAATGGAATAGAAGAGGACATGTCATTTTTAGAGATGTTGGATGTACTGAACGAGGAATTGAACAATAAGGGTGAAGAGCCGATAGAATTTGATCACGATTGTCGAGAAGGTATTTGCGGCGCTTGTTCGCTTATGATCAATGGTCGTGCTCACGGCCCCGGTAGCAGAATTACGGCTTGCCAATTGCATATGCGTAGCTTTAACGACGGTGATTCCATAACTATTGAACCATGGCGTGCAAAAGCATTTCCCGTTATAAAAGATTTAATCGTAGACCGTAGTGCCTTCGATCGCATTCAACAAGCTGGTGGATATATCTCCGTCAATACCTCTGGAAACCCCGTCGATGCCAATGCCATTCCCATTGAAAAGGAAAATGCAGATATGGCATTTAATGCCGCTACCTGTATCGGATGCGGTGCCTGCGTGGCAGCCTGCAAAAATGCGAGTGCCATGTTGTTTACCTCGGCAAAAATAAGCCAGTTCGCCTTGTTGCCACAAGGGCAGGTAGAGGCTAACGAAAGGGTACAAAATATGGTACGTCAAATGGACCTGGAAGGTTTCGGAAACTGTACCAATACTGGTGCTTGCGAAGTGGAATGCCCTAAAGGAATATCCTTGGAGAATATTGCCCGCATGAACAGAGAATATTACAGCGCTAGTGTAAAGGGATAG
- a CDS encoding very short patch repair endonuclease codes for MAKTYSEERIKVPRFNEESGFYTTPERSRIMGKIRGKNTKPELAFRKALYAAGYRYRVDYKKLIGRPDIVLKKYKTAIFIDGEYWHGKNWEERKPKIKTNREFWVAKFERNIQRDKEVNAELKRLGYDVFRFWEGEIKNELPRCLAEVISHLQSYHKS; via the coding sequence ATGGCCAAAACTTACTCAGAGGAAAGAATCAAAGTACCCCGATTCAATGAAGAATCAGGATTTTACACGACACCTGAACGCTCTAGAATCATGGGCAAGATTCGCGGTAAAAATACCAAACCTGAACTTGCCTTTCGAAAGGCCCTCTATGCAGCTGGTTACCGGTATCGTGTAGATTACAAAAAACTTATTGGGAGACCAGACATCGTCCTTAAAAAATACAAGACGGCGATTTTTATCGATGGCGAATATTGGCATGGTAAAAATTGGGAGGAGCGGAAACCTAAAATCAAGACCAATCGTGAATTTTGGGTGGCAAAATTCGAGCGTAATATTCAGCGAGACAAAGAAGTGAATGCTGAATTAAAGCGCTTAGGCTATGACGTATTCCGCTTTTGGGAAGGCGAAATCAAGAATGAGCTCCCAAGATGTCTTGCTGAAGTAATATCACATTTACAATCTTATCATAAGAGTTAA
- a CDS encoding type 1 glutamine amidotransferase domain-containing protein, giving the protein MKRIAILATNGFEESELTSPKSAMENAGFKVDIVSPEKGEIRGWANGNWSNSFKVDRQLDEVNAKEYNALMLPGGVINPDQLRTNRKALDFVRDFFGQKKPVAAICHAPQLLISADVVEGRTLTSYSSIKDDLINAGAKWVNEEVVVDEGFVTSRNPQDLPAFNSKLIEEIKEGKHEEQHA; this is encoded by the coding sequence ATGAAGAGGATTGCAATTTTAGCAACAAATGGATTTGAAGAAAGTGAACTAACGTCACCAAAGTCGGCAATGGAAAATGCCGGATTTAAGGTGGATATCGTAAGCCCCGAAAAAGGGGAAATCAGAGGATGGGCCAACGGAAATTGGTCAAATTCCTTTAAGGTAGATCGACAACTAGACGAGGTAAACGCAAAAGAATATAATGCGCTCATGTTACCAGGTGGGGTAATCAACCCCGACCAATTAAGAACAAATAGAAAAGCATTGGATTTTGTGCGCGATTTCTTTGGGCAGAAAAAACCGGTAGCGGCCATATGCCACGCACCTCAGCTCTTGATTAGCGCTGATGTAGTTGAAGGTAGAACGTTAACTTCATACAGTTCTATTAAAGATGATTTAATAAACGCAGGTGCCAAATGGGTAAACGAAGAAGTCGTCGTAGATGAAGGTTTCGTAACCAGTAGGAATCCACAAGATTTACCGGCCTTTAATTCTAAATTGATCGAAGAAATCAAGGAGGGAAAGCACGAAGAGCAGCATGCCTAA
- a CDS encoding methionine aminotransferase: MKQFATPIDSKLPNVKTTIFTTIGNLARTHHTIDLSQGFPNFPTDSQLIDLVTKAMQEGHNQYAAMQGYYGLREVISEKIEKLYGRNYHPETEITITVGATQAIYTAITAFVHPGDEVIVLKPAYDCYEPAIELNGGIPICVQLNAPDYAVDWEAFKAKISTKTKMVIINTPHNPSGRIFAANDMLQLQEILCGTNIILISDEVYEHIVFDGEAHESAARFDDLASRSFICASFGKTFHVTGWKMGYCVAPKELMQEFQKTHQFAVFSVDHPTQRAMAAYLEEEQHYLALSAFYQQKRDFFLEAIKSSRFEFTPSQGTYFQLLNYEAITDENDEDFAKRLITDHQLASIPISSFNVDNRNDNVLRFCFAKKQETLEKAAAILNSL, encoded by the coding sequence ATGAAACAATTCGCCACTCCTATCGATTCAAAATTGCCGAATGTGAAAACCACGATTTTTACGACCATTGGGAACCTGGCCAGAACACATCATACAATTGATTTATCGCAGGGTTTTCCCAATTTCCCGACCGATTCGCAACTTATAGATTTGGTTACCAAGGCAATGCAGGAAGGTCACAACCAATATGCGGCTATGCAGGGATATTATGGCTTGCGAGAGGTTATTTCGGAAAAAATTGAAAAACTATATGGTCGAAACTATCATCCTGAAACAGAAATAACGATAACCGTAGGTGCAACCCAGGCTATTTATACGGCGATCACCGCATTCGTACACCCTGGAGATGAGGTAATTGTGCTCAAACCAGCCTACGACTGTTACGAACCCGCCATTGAATTGAACGGTGGTATTCCCATTTGCGTGCAGCTAAACGCTCCTGACTATGCAGTAGATTGGGAGGCATTTAAGGCTAAAATCAGCACTAAGACGAAAATGGTGATTATCAATACCCCGCATAATCCAAGCGGACGCATTTTCGCCGCTAATGATATGCTTCAATTGCAGGAAATCCTGTGCGGTACCAACATCATTTTGATTAGTGATGAGGTGTACGAGCATATTGTCTTTGATGGGGAAGCGCACGAAAGTGCCGCCCGCTTTGATGACTTGGCGTCACGCAGTTTTATCTGTGCCTCTTTCGGAAAAACCTTTCATGTAACCGGGTGGAAAATGGGGTACTGCGTTGCCCCCAAGGAGCTTATGCAGGAATTTCAGAAAACACATCAATTCGCGGTTTTTAGTGTTGACCATCCGACACAACGCGCTATGGCAGCATATCTTGAAGAAGAGCAACATTACTTGGCCTTGAGTGCCTTTTATCAACAAAAACGTGATTTCTTTTTGGAGGCCATAAAGAGTTCACGTTTCGAATTTACACCTTCACAAGGCACTTATTTTCAATTATTGAACTACGAAGCGATTACAGATGAAAACGATGAGGATTTTGCAAAACGGCTCATTACAGACCATCAACTGGCAAGTATCCCCATTTCATCGTTTAACGTAGATAATAGGAACGACAACGTACTTCGCTTCTGTTTTGCTAAAAAGCAGGAAACCCTTGAAAAGGCAGCGGCAATCCTAAACAGTCTTTAA
- a CDS encoding serine hydrolase domain-containing protein, whose translation MKKLFCALSLVIGLGNVVAQDEYYFPEQNAIWEEKQPNAIKMNTKVLEEAVAFAESNEYSGSRDLRIAILKGFEREPFHQILGPTKKRGGPAGMILKNGYIVAKWGDTKRVDMTFSVTKSFLSTVAGLAEDKGIIASTDDKVVDYIWDGTFDGAHNSKITWEHLLQQNSAWSGELWGGKDWADRPPREGGIDDWKFEKPAVPGTEMEYNDVRVNVLAYSLTHVWRKPIPLVLKEQVMDKIDASSTWRWHGYENAWTEVDGLQMKSVTGGGHSGAGLFINTEDMARFGLLFLNGGKWKEQQLISEAWIAKAIAPSAPNVNYGYMWWLNKKGDRHWPGLSEDLYYAAGFGGNFMVIDKENDLVVVTRWLEPSKIGEFMTKVNASLN comes from the coding sequence ATGAAGAAATTGTTTTGCGCCCTGTCCTTAGTCATAGGTCTTGGTAACGTCGTAGCCCAAGACGAATACTATTTTCCCGAACAGAATGCTATATGGGAAGAAAAACAACCGAACGCGATTAAGATGAACACTAAAGTGCTTGAAGAAGCGGTAGCTTTTGCCGAATCGAATGAGTATTCAGGGTCTCGGGACCTGCGAATTGCTATCTTAAAAGGCTTTGAACGCGAACCGTTTCATCAGATTTTGGGGCCGACCAAAAAAAGAGGCGGTCCGGCGGGAATGATACTTAAAAACGGCTATATCGTGGCAAAATGGGGCGATACCAAACGAGTGGATATGACCTTCAGCGTCACCAAAAGTTTTTTATCGACCGTAGCGGGTCTAGCCGAGGACAAGGGCATTATCGCAAGTACTGACGATAAGGTGGTCGACTATATTTGGGATGGTACTTTCGATGGGGCGCACAATTCCAAAATCACTTGGGAGCATCTGTTACAACAGAACTCAGCTTGGTCGGGCGAGTTGTGGGGCGGGAAGGATTGGGCCGATAGACCTCCCCGCGAAGGTGGTATTGACGATTGGAAATTTGAAAAACCGGCTGTACCGGGCACCGAAATGGAATATAACGACGTTCGCGTAAATGTGCTCGCCTATTCGCTTACCCATGTGTGGCGTAAACCAATACCTTTGGTGCTCAAAGAGCAAGTGATGGATAAAATCGATGCTTCCTCTACTTGGCGCTGGCACGGCTATGAAAATGCATGGACGGAAGTGGACGGATTACAGATGAAATCGGTCACTGGCGGGGGGCATTCCGGAGCCGGACTTTTTATTAATACGGAGGATATGGCGCGTTTTGGTCTTTTGTTCCTGAATGGCGGTAAATGGAAGGAGCAACAACTCATTAGCGAGGCATGGATAGCGAAAGCCATTGCACCTTCGGCACCCAACGTGAATTATGGCTATATGTGGTGGTTGAACAAAAAAGGAGACCGCCATTGGCCAGGGCTTTCGGAGGACCTCTATTATGCTGCTGGCTTTGGTGGGAATTTTATGGTGATCGATAAGGAGAACGATCTGGTAGTGGTAACGCGCTGGCTCGAACCAAGCAAAATCGGGGAATTTATGACCAAGGTGAACGCTTCTTTGAATTAA
- a CDS encoding Ig-like domain-containing protein: MLPYSVFLKRNEKKYILFILVLALFLFNPFVTQTVRGQSVTLDELKAFPTAEGFGKSTIGGRGKAVAYVTNLNDSGAGSLRAAMEDPNVGYVLLKVWGTIILQSDIRITTHKTLAGQTASIDGGQGITLRNNGTWSGPMIRRSTYPTQSEGQIIIRFINSRRGVGTNGETGGDNITLVQLNNLVLDHCDVSFSTDENLDFSYSNRVTIQDCNISEALAWASHQYTWEATNGYRDLHSKGGIFGTAKDITFFRNLMLSNDDRNMLIQVDNQGSNVEFSNNLIYNARQSVCTFPRFGNTGFLRANVVGNLNIKGPQGNNNRYMIRAEDSPYNTELYLRDNIDPNFRPTGTENEWVTGLLRAGSSNGNGTILLNSGNRTSTEHNFPLTNSQRVLPVGELKASLIADVGNSLVRDSHGSRQIGYLHDETGGSLINADGMTDQGLPQFTPFTGGYSTASGTVATVDSDSDGLPDNFEAAHGVTDASGTKVNWLLDGISVTNNAGYSNLEIYLAYIARDFHRMAQVDGSPTVAVTGLDIDSDVITLNMQETAVLTATITPANATNQNVRWSSSNTAIATVDQNGNVSTVSPGTAVITATAVADASIYDTTTIVIDGGEPTELWLEAECATIGSNWTMANDTTASGNRYLLPPTGNNLTEAPSDSASRITFYFTANAGSYAIFARLLAPSQSDDSFWIRVNGGTWVMWNQMPSSTTFEWSQVHDGNDVNARLRFTLEDGANTMEIAHREDGVGIDKVFIANTGATPVGSGQTGDSCSFDVLVDGITINPQSLDLEINQVRQLTATVSPSNATDLGLIWSSSDTNTVTVDQNGNVTAVSAGNAIITATAEDGSSISGTVPITVSEAAAQDILVNEITINPQEVNLELNQVQALTANLFPANATDQSIRWSSSNTNIATVDQNGNVTAVAIGNATITATANDAGAASNTIAVNVSPIPDILVQSISINPQQIDLDITQVHTFGVNVAPANATNQSVTWASSNTGVATVDQYGNVTALTEGNAMITATAADGSGASNSAQVNVSEALPEDILVEGIALNSPELTLEIGQVEILAATVSPTNATDRSISWTSSSTAVVTVDQNGNVTAVGTGSATITVRANDFSGIFETLQIRVVDAGSIPDTTELWLEAECANVGSNWNIMDNAAASGGKYLIPSTGNNYDEVPTDTNSIITYDFTINAGTYSIYARAMTPSGSDDSFWVRVNGGAWLLWNQIPGHNDFEWNRIHDGNNVNLPVSFTLLQGNNTLEIAHREDGAGLDKILITNSTNAPIGLGQTDNTCTSATTEDEEETFDSELISPVSTNFVEENFVSEKTTVYPNPTRGQTMVSFPRDANYAFYSLYGMNGTLIKQGKIEDYQTELPISLAEMENGMYLLRLYTALGEEVYKKVIKG; encoded by the coding sequence ATGTTACCCTACTCAGTATTTCTGAAAAGGAATGAAAAAAAATACATCCTTTTCATACTCGTTTTAGCCCTGTTCCTCTTTAACCCCTTCGTTACTCAAACGGTAAGGGGTCAGTCAGTTACACTTGATGAGCTAAAAGCTTTCCCGACCGCGGAAGGCTTCGGAAAATCAACCATAGGAGGCCGGGGGAAAGCCGTTGCCTATGTTACAAATTTGAATGATTCTGGAGCCGGCAGTCTACGCGCCGCCATGGAAGACCCCAATGTAGGATATGTTCTTTTAAAAGTATGGGGTACAATTATACTTCAAAGCGATATCAGAATCACAACGCACAAAACATTGGCCGGTCAAACAGCAAGTATTGACGGGGGTCAAGGGATTACCTTAAGGAATAATGGCACTTGGTCGGGGCCGATGATACGAAGAAGTACATATCCGACCCAGAGTGAAGGACAGATTATTATACGTTTCATCAACTCTAGGCGTGGGGTAGGTACAAATGGGGAAACAGGAGGGGACAACATCACTCTAGTGCAATTGAACAATCTCGTGTTAGACCATTGCGACGTTTCGTTTAGTACGGACGAAAATTTAGACTTCAGTTACAGTAATAGGGTAACCATTCAAGACTGCAACATTAGCGAGGCATTGGCATGGGCTTCGCATCAATACACTTGGGAGGCCACCAACGGCTATAGGGATTTACATAGTAAAGGAGGAATTTTCGGAACAGCAAAAGATATCACCTTCTTTAGGAATTTGATGTTGTCCAATGATGATCGGAATATGCTCATTCAGGTTGATAACCAAGGAAGTAATGTTGAATTCAGCAACAACCTCATTTATAATGCCCGCCAGAGTGTTTGTACGTTTCCACGATTTGGCAATACTGGTTTTTTAAGAGCTAATGTCGTAGGCAACCTCAACATTAAAGGCCCCCAAGGAAATAACAATCGATATATGATTAGGGCAGAGGACAGCCCCTACAACACCGAGCTCTATTTACGTGATAACATCGACCCGAATTTTAGACCAACGGGAACAGAAAATGAGTGGGTAACGGGCCTATTAAGAGCTGGCAGTTCAAACGGAAACGGTACGATCCTATTAAACAGCGGTAATCGAACATCAACGGAGCATAATTTTCCATTGACAAATTCCCAAAGAGTTTTACCCGTTGGCGAACTAAAAGCGTCTTTGATCGCCGATGTTGGAAATTCGTTGGTTAGGGATTCCCACGGATCAAGACAAATAGGCTATCTACACGACGAAACCGGAGGTAGCCTAATAAATGCAGATGGAATGACCGACCAAGGGCTGCCGCAATTCACGCCTTTTACGGGCGGTTACAGCACAGCTTCAGGAACAGTGGCCACTGTCGATTCTGATTCGGACGGTTTGCCGGACAACTTTGAAGCCGCGCACGGCGTTACGGATGCCAGTGGCACAAAAGTGAATTGGCTCCTTGATGGCATATCGGTTACCAATAATGCGGGATATAGCAACCTCGAAATCTATTTAGCCTACATCGCAAGGGATTTTCACCGTATGGCACAAGTAGATGGGTCTCCGACCGTTGCCGTAACGGGGCTTGATATTGATTCGGATGTCATAACGCTGAACATGCAGGAAACAGCTGTTTTGACGGCAACCATAACACCTGCGAATGCAACCAATCAAAATGTGAGATGGTCCAGCAGCAATACGGCTATCGCCACCGTCGATCAAAATGGTAATGTATCTACGGTTAGCCCTGGCACCGCAGTAATAACCGCTACGGCAGTTGCCGATGCCAGTATTTATGATACTACCACGATAGTTATCGACGGGGGCGAACCTACCGAGCTTTGGCTCGAAGCCGAATGCGCCACTATTGGATCCAATTGGACTATGGCAAACGATACCACTGCATCGGGCAACAGATATCTGCTTCCCCCGACCGGCAATAATCTCACTGAAGCTCCTTCGGATTCCGCCTCTAGAATAACTTTTTATTTTACGGCAAATGCAGGCAGTTATGCGATATTTGCACGACTCTTGGCACCCAGCCAAAGCGATGATAGTTTCTGGATTCGGGTGAATGGCGGAACTTGGGTCATGTGGAATCAAATGCCCAGTAGTACTACTTTTGAGTGGAGCCAAGTGCATGATGGCAATGATGTGAACGCAAGGCTGAGATTTACACTTGAAGACGGCGCCAACACAATGGAAATCGCGCATCGCGAAGACGGAGTGGGCATCGATAAGGTCTTTATCGCGAATACAGGGGCAACCCCGGTCGGGTCGGGTCAAACAGGGGATTCTTGTTCTTTTGATGTCCTGGTCGACGGTATTACTATCAACCCGCAGTCACTCGACCTGGAGATAAATCAAGTTAGGCAACTTACCGCTACCGTATCACCTTCGAATGCAACCGATCTTGGTTTGATATGGTCCAGTAGCGACACCAACACCGTAACGGTAGACCAGAACGGAAACGTAACGGCAGTGTCAGCCGGGAATGCCATTATTACCGCAACGGCGGAGGATGGTAGTAGTATATCGGGTACGGTACCCATAACCGTAAGCGAAGCTGCGGCACAGGATATCCTCGTGAACGAAATCACCATAAATCCGCAAGAAGTTAATTTAGAGCTTAATCAAGTACAGGCTCTTACCGCAAACCTCTTCCCCGCCAATGCAACAGACCAGAGCATCAGGTGGAGCAGTAGTAATACGAATATCGCAACGGTAGACCAGAACGGAAACGTAACGGCAGTTGCCATTGGGAACGCGACCATTACCGCAACGGCGAACGATGCCGGTGCAGCCTCCAATACCATAGCGGTAAATGTTAGCCCCATACCGGATATCCTCGTTCAAAGTATTAGCATAAACCCACAACAAATCGATCTTGATATTACCCAAGTACATACATTCGGGGTAAACGTCGCACCCGCTAATGCAACGAACCAGAGCGTTACCTGGGCAAGCAGTAATACGGGCGTCGCAACCGTAGACCAATACGGTAACGTTACCGCATTAACGGAGGGTAACGCTATGATCACCGCAACGGCCGCTGACGGTAGCGGCGCATCGAATTCCGCACAGGTAAACGTTAGCGAGGCTCTTCCAGAAGATATCCTAGTGGAGGGTATCGCCTTAAACTCTCCAGAACTTACCCTCGAAATCGGCCAGGTAGAAATTCTCGCCGCAACTGTCTCTCCGACCAATGCGACGGATAGAAGCATTTCTTGGACAAGCAGCAGCACCGCAGTAGTCACGGTCGACCAAAATGGAAACGTTACGGCGGTCGGCACGGGCAGTGCCACCATTACGGTTAGGGCAAACGATTTTAGTGGTATCTTCGAAACCCTTCAAATCAGGGTAGTTGATGCAGGGTCAATTCCCGATACTACGGAGTTGTGGCTCGAAGCGGAATGTGCCAACGTCGGGAGTAATTGGAATATTATGGACAATGCGGCGGCATCTGGGGGCAAATACTTGATTCCTTCTACTGGAAACAATTATGATGAAGTGCCAACGGATACCAACTCGATCATCACATATGACTTCACCATAAATGCGGGCACCTATAGCATATATGCCAGAGCCATGACACCAAGTGGAAGTGATGACAGTTTCTGGGTACGCGTGAACGGAGGAGCTTGGTTGCTCTGGAATCAAATTCCTGGTCATAATGATTTTGAATGGAACCGGATTCATGATGGAAATAATGTGAACTTACCCGTTTCCTTTACACTTTTGCAAGGGAATAATACCTTGGAGATCGCGCATCGGGAAGACGGTGCAGGATTGGACAAGATTTTAATCACCAACTCCACAAACGCTCCAATTGGTCTGGGGCAAACCGACAATACCTGTACCTCGGCAACAACGGAGGATGAAGAAGAAACTTTTGATTCTGAATTGATTTCACCGGTGAGCACTAATTTCGTAGAGGAAAATTTCGTCTCGGAGAAGACCACCGTATATCCAAATCCGACTAGGGGTCAGACGATGGTCTCTTTTCCAAGGGATGCGAACTACGCCTTCTACTCGCTTTATGGAATGAACGGTACACTGATAAAACAAGGGAAAATCGAGGACTATCAAACCGAATTGCCCATATCCTTGGCCGAAATGGAAAACGGGATGTACCTTCTCAGGCTGTACACCGCTTTGGGAGAAGAAGTTTATAAGAAAGTCATCAAAGGATAG
- a CDS encoding GNAT family N-acetyltransferase — translation MNIRKCTAADIKTLVQISLRTFVDAFEKENDPEDFNAYTTVAFSEETLTEQLHNPYSTFYFLYKKDELAGYFKLNEYAAQSEMKGPDTLELERIYVEKAFQGQQLGTFMLKEAIRIASELEKKQLWLGVWQKNINAIRFYEKHGFKKFATHPYYIGQDKQTDWLMRIAIKSPSAIEGA, via the coding sequence ATGAACATTAGAAAATGCACTGCCGCTGATATTAAAACTCTTGTTCAAATTTCATTGCGAACCTTTGTGGATGCGTTTGAAAAAGAGAACGACCCGGAGGATTTTAATGCGTATACGACTGTGGCATTCTCGGAAGAAACCCTTACCGAACAGCTTCATAATCCATATTCCACCTTCTATTTCTTATATAAGAAAGATGAACTTGCGGGATATTTCAAATTAAATGAATATGCAGCCCAAAGCGAAATGAAGGGCCCTGATACGTTGGAGTTGGAGCGTATATATGTCGAAAAGGCTTTTCAGGGGCAACAGCTGGGAACCTTTATGTTGAAAGAGGCAATTCGAATAGCTTCCGAACTTGAAAAAAAGCAATTATGGCTTGGGGTATGGCAAAAAAATATCAATGCCATTCGATTTTACGAAAAACACGGTTTCAAGAAGTTCGCTACCCATCCCTACTATATAGGCCAAGATAAGCAGACCGATTGGCTGATGCGGATAGCGATAAAAAGCCCCTCCGCAATTGAAGGGGCTTAA